In Odontesthes bonariensis isolate fOdoBon6 chromosome 20, fOdoBon6.hap1, whole genome shotgun sequence, a genomic segment contains:
- the LOC142370208 gene encoding Golgi-associated plant pathogenesis-related protein 1-like — protein sequence MADESFQKEFLETHNTYRAMHQAPPLTLNSDLTAAAQKWADVMLAKKRLGHSHTKDGENVYSMSSSRVIRPTGKEAVDSWYSEIKDYDFSKPGFHSNTGHFTQVVWKNSKELGVGMATSGNMIFVVGQYRPAGNFTNEGYFQSNVLPKE from the exons ATGGCAG ATGAAAGCTTTCAGAAGGAGTTCCTGGAGACCCACAACACCTACAGGGCGATGCACCAAGCGCCGCCACTGACCCTCAACAGCGATCTGACTGCAGCAGCCCAGAAATGGGCTGATGTGATGCTTGCAAAAAAACGCCTGGGTCACAGTCACACTAAAGATGGCGAGAATGTCTATTCCATGTCAAGCAGTAGAGTTATCAGACCAACAG GGAAAGAAGCTGTCGATTCATGGTACAGTGAGATCAAGGATTACGACTTTAGCAagccaggatttcacagcaatactg GACATTTCACTCAGGTGGTATGGAAGAACAGCAAAGAACTGGGTGTGGGCATGGCCACAAGTGGCAACATGATCTTTGTGGTTGGGCAGTACCGCCCAGCTGGCAACTTCACTAATGAGGGCTACTTTCAGAGCAATGTCCTCCCAAAAG AATAA